In the genome of Qipengyuania seohaensis, one region contains:
- a CDS encoding class I SAM-dependent methyltransferase produces the protein MSATLLNRYLDAIIERGTLEVTFADGSVSRFGSPAEDFPDVSIRLADKKVPRDIVLDPRLGAAEAFMDGRLVIEQGGIMELVELLRSNQPWDRGGTIGSPKLVRRIVNRIGFAREAVNDRIRSQRNVSHHYDIGNDLYKLMLDPEHMQYSCAYWADGFDTLGEAQEAKLAHIASKLALADGHSVLDIGCGWGGMAIYLARHFDLKVHGITLSREQLELARKRAAKAGVADRITFELVDYRELADRGSRYDRIVSVGMFEHVGRPQYDTFFQTCANLLADDGVMLLHTIGRIGGPGMTDAFTRKYIFPGGYIPSLSETVAASEKYRLIASDTEMLRLHYARTLRAWYANCVKHREAIVAMYDERFFRMWTFYLAGATSSFENGGMCNYQIQYCRDRRVLPLTRDYMMRCEQQLALP, from the coding sequence ATGAGTGCGACCTTGTTGAACCGATATCTCGACGCGATCATCGAACGCGGCACCCTGGAAGTTACTTTCGCCGATGGTTCGGTTTCCCGCTTCGGGTCTCCGGCAGAAGACTTCCCGGACGTTTCAATCCGTCTCGCTGACAAGAAGGTTCCCCGAGACATCGTGCTCGATCCGCGGCTCGGCGCTGCAGAAGCCTTCATGGACGGGCGCCTGGTCATCGAGCAGGGCGGGATCATGGAGCTCGTCGAACTGCTCCGTTCCAACCAGCCGTGGGACAGAGGTGGTACCATCGGCTCGCCAAAGCTGGTGCGACGGATCGTCAACCGCATCGGCTTCGCGCGCGAGGCAGTGAACGACCGGATCCGTTCGCAACGCAATGTCTCGCACCACTACGATATCGGCAATGATCTTTATAAGTTGATGCTCGATCCCGAGCACATGCAGTATTCGTGCGCCTACTGGGCAGATGGGTTCGACACACTGGGCGAAGCGCAGGAAGCGAAGCTCGCGCACATCGCCTCCAAGCTCGCGCTCGCCGATGGCCATAGCGTGCTCGACATTGGATGCGGCTGGGGCGGCATGGCGATCTACCTTGCCAGGCATTTCGACCTGAAAGTTCACGGGATCACCTTGTCGCGCGAGCAGCTGGAACTTGCCAGAAAGCGCGCCGCAAAGGCCGGCGTGGCCGATCGCATAACCTTCGAGCTGGTGGATTATCGCGAGTTGGCGGACCGGGGAAGCCGGTACGACCGGATCGTTTCGGTCGGCATGTTCGAGCATGTCGGCAGGCCGCAGTACGATACGTTCTTCCAGACCTGCGCCAACCTGTTAGCGGACGATGGGGTGATGCTGCTCCACACCATCGGCCGCATCGGTGGGCCGGGCATGACCGATGCCTTCACCCGCAAGTACATTTTCCCTGGCGGCTATATCCCGTCACTTTCCGAGACTGTGGCCGCAAGCGAGAAGTACCGGCTGATCGCCAGCGATACGGAGATGCTGCGCCTGCATTACGCAAGAACGCTGCGCGCATGGTACGCGAACTGCGTGAAGCACCGGGAGGCGATCGTCGCGATGTACGACGAACGCTTTTTCCGGATGTGGACCTTCTATCTCGCCGGGGCGACGTCGAGCTTCGAGAACGGCGGCATGTGCAATTACCAGATCCAGTATTGCCGCGATCGTCGCGTCTTGCCGCTGACGCGCGATTATATGATGCGCTGCGAACAACAGTTAGCTTTGCCCTAG